A part of Roseitalea porphyridii genomic DNA contains:
- the rpsC gene encoding 30S ribosomal protein S3, with amino-acid sequence MGQKINPVGFRLGVNRTWDSRWYANTGEYGQLLHEDLKIREYLEKELKQAAVSKIVIERPHKKCRVTIHSARPGLIIGKKGADIEKLRRKLAQFTDAETVLNIVEVRKPEIDATLVAQSIAQQLERRVAFRRAMKRAVQSAMRLGAQGIRINSAGRLGGAEIARTEWYREGRVPLHTLRADVDYGTAEAETAYGIIGIKVWIFKGEILEHDPMASERRATEQDGPGSGPRRRENA; translated from the coding sequence ATGGGCCAGAAGATCAATCCGGTCGGGTTCCGCCTCGGCGTCAACCGCACCTGGGATTCGCGCTGGTACGCCAACACCGGCGAATACGGCCAGCTGCTGCACGAGGATCTGAAGATCCGCGAATATCTGGAGAAGGAGCTCAAGCAGGCTGCCGTCTCCAAGATCGTGATCGAGCGTCCGCACAAGAAGTGCCGCGTGACCATCCACTCGGCGCGTCCGGGCCTGATCATCGGCAAGAAGGGCGCCGACATCGAGAAGCTGCGCCGCAAGCTGGCCCAGTTCACCGATGCCGAGACCGTGCTGAACATCGTCGAGGTCCGCAAGCCGGAGATCGACGCGACGCTGGTCGCCCAGTCGATCGCCCAGCAGCTCGAGCGCCGGGTCGCCTTCCGCCGCGCCATGAAGCGCGCCGTGCAGTCGGCCATGCGCCTTGGCGCCCAGGGCATCCGGATCAACTCGGCAGGCCGTCTTGGCGGCGCCGAGATCGCCCGCACCGAATGGTATCGCGAAGGCCGGGTGCCGCTGCACACGCTGCGCGCCGATGTCGACTACGGCACGGCCGAAGCGGAAACCGCGTACGGCATCATCGGCATCAAGGTGTGGATCTTCAAGGGCGAGATCCTCGAGCACGACCCGATGGCGTCCGAACGCCGCGCCACCGAGCAGGACGGTCCGGGTTCCGGCCCGCGCCGCCGCGAGAACGCCTGA
- the rplP gene encoding 50S ribosomal protein L16: MLQPKRTKFRKQFKGKIRGIAKGGTELNFGAYGLKALEPNRVNAREIEAARRAITRHMKRAGRVWIRIFPDVPVTSKPTEVRMGKGKGSVDYWAARVKPGRVMFEIDGVPEDIAREALRLGAAKLSVKTRFIQRIAE, translated from the coding sequence ATGTTGCAACCCAAACGGACAAAGTTCCGCAAGCAGTTCAAGGGCAAGATCCGCGGGATCGCCAAGGGCGGCACCGAGCTGAACTTCGGCGCCTACGGCCTGAAGGCGCTCGAGCCCAACCGCGTCAACGCCCGCGAGATCGAGGCCGCCCGCCGCGCCATCACGCGTCACATGAAGCGTGCCGGCCGCGTGTGGATCCGCATCTTCCCGGACGTGCCGGTCACCTCCAAGCCGACCGAGGTGCGCATGGGCAAGGGCAAGGGTTCGGTCGACTACTGGGCCGCCCGCGTCAAGCCGGGCCGTGTGATGTTCGAGATCGACGGCGTGCCCGAGGATATCGCGCGCGAAGCGCTGCGCCTTGGTGCGGCCAAACTGTCGGTCAAGACGCGCTTCATCCAGCGCATCGCCGAATAG
- the rpmC gene encoding 50S ribosomal protein L29: MKSADVRAMTADELADKLAELKKEQFSLRFQAATGQLENSARVRQVRRDIARIKTIAAEKANGAKAQG; the protein is encoded by the coding sequence ATGAAATCCGCAGACGTCCGGGCGATGACCGCCGACGAACTGGCCGACAAGCTGGCCGAACTGAAGAAGGAGCAGTTCTCGTTGCGCTTCCAGGCGGCGACGGGACAGCTCGAGAACTCGGCGCGCGTGCGCCAGGTGCGTCGCGACATCGCGCGCATCAAGACGATTGCCGCCGAAAAGGCCAACGGCGCCAAGGCGCAGGGATAA
- the rpsQ gene encoding 30S ribosomal protein S17 has translation MPKRILQGVVVSDKNDKTVVVRVERRFAHPLMKKTVRRTKRYQAHDENNQFKVGDMVRIIECAPVSRNKRWAVVTDQAAAEA, from the coding sequence ATGCCGAAACGAATTTTGCAGGGTGTCGTGGTCAGCGACAAGAACGACAAGACGGTCGTCGTGCGCGTCGAGCGTCGCTTCGCACACCCCTTGATGAAGAAGACGGTGCGCCGCACCAAGCGGTACCAGGCCCATGACGAGAACAACCAGTTCAAGGTGGGCGACATGGTGCGGATCATCGAGTGCGCGCCGGTCTCGCGGAACAAGCGCTGGGCGGTGGTGACCGACCAGGCTGCGGCCGAGGCCTAG
- the rplN gene encoding 50S ribosomal protein L14, producing MIQMQTNLDVADNSGARRVQCIKVLGGSKRKYASVGDIIVVSVKEAIPRGRVKKGDVMKAVVVRTAKDIRRQDGSVIRFDGNAAVLVNNNREPVGTRIFGPVPRELRAKQHMKIISLAPEVL from the coding sequence ATGATTCAGATGCAGACAAATCTCGATGTCGCCGACAATTCCGGCGCGCGCCGCGTCCAGTGCATCAAGGTGCTGGGCGGCTCCAAGCGAAAGTACGCCTCGGTGGGCGACATCATCGTCGTCTCGGTCAAGGAGGCGATCCCGCGTGGCCGCGTCAAGAAGGGCGATGTCATGAAGGCGGTCGTCGTGCGCACCGCCAAGGACATTCGTCGCCAGGACGGCAGCGTGATCCGCTTCGACGGAAACGCCGCCGTGCTCGTCAACAACAACCGGGAACCGGTCGGCACCCGCATCTTCGGTCCTGTGCCGCGCGAACTGCGCGCCAAACAGCACATGAAGATCATCTCGCTGGCCCCCGAAGTGCTGTAA
- the rplX gene encoding 50S ribosomal protein L24, protein MQKIKKGDEVVVLAGKDKGRKGSVIQVMPKDGKALVSGINMVKRHQSQTPSREAGIIAKEAPIDLSNLAIADPKDGKPTRVGFRVEDGKKVRFAKRSGELIDG, encoded by the coding sequence ATGCAGAAGATCAAGAAGGGCGACGAAGTCGTCGTGCTCGCCGGCAAGGACAAGGGCCGCAAGGGCAGCGTCATCCAGGTCATGCCGAAGGACGGCAAGGCGCTGGTGTCGGGCATCAACATGGTCAAGCGCCACCAGAGCCAGACGCCCTCGCGCGAGGCCGGCATCATCGCCAAGGAAGCGCCGATCGACCTGTCGAACCTGGCGATCGCCGACCCCAAGGACGGCAAGCCGACCCGCGTCGGCTTCCGCGTCGAAGATGGAAAGAAAGTGCGCTTCGCCAAGCGCTCCGGAGAACTGATCGATGGCTGA
- the rplE gene encoding 50S ribosomal protein L5 codes for MADTAYEPRLKAQYRDAIRGQMRERFDYANVMEIPTVTKIVVNMGVGDAVTDSKRPTTAADELSLITGQRAVVTRARNSIAGFKVREGMPLGAKVTLRGNRMFEFMDRLINIALPRVRDFRGLNPKSFDGRGNFAMGLKEHIVFPEINYDKVEKVRGMDIIVCTSAKTDDEARELLRAFNFPFAQQH; via the coding sequence ATGGCTGATACCGCTTACGAGCCCCGGCTGAAGGCCCAATATCGGGACGCCATTCGCGGCCAGATGCGCGAGCGTTTCGACTACGCCAACGTCATGGAAATCCCGACGGTCACCAAGATCGTCGTGAACATGGGCGTCGGCGACGCCGTGACCGATTCCAAGCGGCCGACAACGGCGGCGGACGAATTGTCGCTGATCACCGGTCAGCGCGCCGTCGTCACGCGCGCCCGCAACTCGATCGCCGGCTTCAAGGTGCGCGAGGGCATGCCGCTCGGCGCCAAGGTGACGCTGCGTGGCAACCGCATGTTCGAGTTCATGGACCGGCTGATCAACATCGCGCTGCCGCGCGTGCGCGACTTCCGGGGCCTGAACCCCAAGAGCTTCGATGGCCGCGGCAACTTCGCCATGGGCCTCAAGGAGCACATCGTCTTCCCCGAGATCAACTACGACAAGGTCGAGAAGGTCCGGGGTATGGACATCATCGTTTGTACGAGTGCCAAGACGGACGACGAAGCACGCGAACTCCTGCGTGCCTTCAACTTCCCGTTCGCCCAGCAGCACTAA
- the rpsN gene encoding 30S ribosomal protein S14, which translates to MAKVSAIEKNKHRRKLADRYAGKRAELKAIVMDRSRPIEERFRATLKLSELPRNSAPSRIRNRCEVSGRPRGYYRKLKMSRIALRELGSLGKVPGVVKSSW; encoded by the coding sequence ATGGCAAAAGTCAGTGCAATCGAAAAGAACAAGCATCGCCGCAAGCTTGCCGACCGGTATGCCGGCAAGCGCGCCGAGCTGAAGGCGATCGTGATGGACCGTTCGCGCCCGATCGAGGAGCGCTTCCGCGCAACGCTCAAGCTGAGCGAACTGCCGCGCAACTCGGCGCCCTCGCGTATCCGCAACCGTTGCGAGGTGTCGGGCCGTCCGCGCGGCTACTATCGCAAGCTGAAGATGTCGCGCATCGCGCTTCGCGAACTCGGTTCGCTCGGCAAGGTGCCGGGCGTCGTCAAGTCGAGCTGGTAA
- the rpsH gene encoding 30S ribosomal protein S8: protein MSVSDPVGDMLTRIRNGLHRHKNSISTPASKLRARILDVLQSEGYIRGYSQVEFDSGKSEFEIELKYYEGDPVIRKIERVSKPGRRVYVGAKSIEHVANGLGIAILSTPQGVMADHEAREKNVGGEYLCRVF, encoded by the coding sequence ATGTCGGTTTCTGATCCCGTCGGCGATATGCTGACCCGCATCCGCAATGGCCTTCATCGGCACAAGAATTCGATCTCGACGCCGGCCTCCAAGCTGCGCGCGCGCATCCTCGACGTGCTGCAGTCCGAAGGCTACATCCGCGGCTACAGCCAGGTCGAGTTCGACAGCGGCAAGTCGGAATTCGAGATCGAGCTCAAGTACTACGAGGGCGATCCGGTGATCCGCAAGATCGAGCGCGTTTCCAAGCCCGGTCGCCGGGTCTATGTCGGCGCCAAGTCGATCGAACATGTCGCCAACGGTCTGGGCATCGCCATCCTGTCGACGCCGCAGGGCGTGATGGCTGACCATGAGGCGCGCGAGAAGAACGTCGGCGGGGAGTATCTGTGCCGGGTCTTCTAG
- the rplF gene encoding 50S ribosomal protein L6, with protein sequence MSRIGKKPVAIPDGVTASVDGQTVTAKGPKGELTYVVNDEVLVAMEEGAITVEPRQQSKDARSKWGMSRTMLQNIMTGVKDGFERKLEINGVGYRAAMQGSKLQLALGYSHDVIYELPQGVSAATPKPTEIVLNGIDKQQLGQVAAEIREFRPPEPYKGKGVKYAEETIVRKEGKKK encoded by the coding sequence ATGTCTCGTATCGGAAAGAAGCCGGTCGCCATTCCCGACGGCGTGACCGCCTCGGTGGACGGGCAGACCGTGACCGCCAAGGGTCCGAAGGGCGAACTGACCTATGTCGTCAACGACGAGGTGCTGGTCGCCATGGAAGAAGGCGCGATCACCGTCGAGCCGCGCCAGCAGAGCAAGGACGCGCGCTCCAAATGGGGCATGTCGCGCACCATGCTGCAGAACATCATGACCGGCGTGAAGGACGGTTTCGAGCGCAAGCTCGAGATCAACGGCGTCGGCTATCGCGCGGCGATGCAGGGCAGCAAGCTGCAGCTCGCGCTCGGTTACAGCCATGACGTGATCTACGAACTGCCGCAGGGCGTTTCGGCGGCCACGCCCAAGCCGACCGAGATCGTGCTGAACGGCATCGACAAGCAGCAGCTTGGCCAGGTCGCAGCCGAGATCCGCGAATTCCGGCCGCCCGAGCCCTACAAGGGCAAGGGTGTCAAGTACGCCGAGGAAACGATTGTCCGCAAGGAAGGCAAGAAGAAGTAA
- the rplR gene encoding 50S ribosomal protein L18, with the protein MPASKQALVKRAGRVRRQIKKVANGRPRLSVFRSSKNIYAQVIDDSAGRTLAAASTLDADLKKALKTGADSDAAAAVGKLVAERATKAGVTEVIFDRGAYLYHGRVKALADAAREGGLSF; encoded by the coding sequence ATGCCAGCTTCCAAACAGGCCCTGGTCAAGCGCGCCGGCCGCGTGCGGCGCCAGATCAAGAAGGTCGCAAACGGCCGGCCGCGGCTTTCCGTGTTCCGGTCGTCCAAGAACATCTATGCGCAGGTCATCGACGACAGCGCCGGCCGCACCCTGGCCGCCGCTTCGACGCTCGATGCCGATCTGAAGAAGGCGCTCAAGACCGGCGCCGATTCAGACGCCGCCGCCGCGGTCGGCAAGCTCGTCGCCGAGCGTGCCACCAAGGCCGGCGTGACCGAGGTCATCTTCGACCGCGGCGCCTATCTCTATCATGGCCGCGTCAAGGCGCTGGCCGATGCCGCCCGCGAGGGTGGCCTGAGCTTCTGA
- the rpsE gene encoding 30S ribosomal protein S5 yields the protein MAQQPQERGGRGRDRRRDREEADSEFVDKLVHINRVAKVVKGGRRFGFAALVVVGDQKGRVGFGHGKAREVPEAIRKATESAKRDMIFVPLRSGRTLHHDVEGRHGAGKVLLRAAPAGTGIIAGGPMRAVFETVGMQDVVAKSTGTSNPYNMIRATFDALKRQMHPKDIAAQRGIKHSTLQARRRELIGAEE from the coding sequence ATGGCACAGCAGCCACAGGAGCGCGGCGGACGCGGACGTGACCGCCGGCGTGACCGCGAGGAAGCCGACAGCGAATTCGTCGACAAGCTCGTCCACATCAACCGCGTCGCCAAGGTTGTCAAGGGCGGCCGTCGCTTCGGCTTTGCCGCGCTCGTCGTCGTCGGCGACCAGAAGGGCCGGGTCGGCTTCGGCCACGGCAAGGCGCGCGAAGTGCCCGAGGCGATCCGCAAGGCGACCGAGAGCGCCAAGCGCGACATGATCTTCGTGCCGCTGCGTTCGGGCCGGACGCTTCACCATGACGTCGAGGGCCGCCACGGCGCGGGCAAGGTGCTGCTGCGCGCCGCACCGGCCGGTACCGGCATCATCGCCGGCGGCCCGATGCGCGCCGTGTTCGAGACCGTGGGCATGCAGGACGTCGTCGCCAAGTCGACCGGCACCTCCAACCCCTACAACATGATCCGCGCCACCTTCGACGCGCTCAAGCGCCAGATGCACCCCAAGGACATCGCGGCCCAGCGCGGCATCAAGCATTCCACGCTCCAGGCACGTCGCCGCGAGCTGATCGGCGCCGAGGAATAA
- the rpmD gene encoding 50S ribosomal protein L30 → MADAKKTLTVEQIGSPIRRPADQRQTLIGLGLNKMHRRRTLEDTPAVRGMIHKVRHLVRIVDEQ, encoded by the coding sequence ATGGCCGATGCGAAGAAGACCCTCACCGTCGAGCAGATCGGTTCGCCGATCCGCCGCCCGGCCGACCAGCGCCAGACGCTGATCGGGCTTGGCCTGAACAAGATGCACCGCCGCCGCACGCTGGAAGACACCCCTGCCGTGCGCGGCATGATCCACAAGGTGCGCCATCTGGTGCGCATCGTGGACGAACAATAA
- the rplO gene encoding 50S ribosomal protein L15 has product MKLNELSDNEGARTRRVRVGRGIGSGKGKTSGRGVKGQKSRSGVALKGFEGGQNPLYRRLPKRGFTAPFATDYNIVSIARLEQAVEAGKLDAKKPVTAEALVEAGVLRRVKDGVRVLADGDAKTKFDLQVAGASRSAVEKIEKAGGKVTILAPKAASDAGKAEN; this is encoded by the coding sequence ATGAAACTCAACGAACTGAGCGACAATGAAGGCGCCCGCACACGCCGCGTGCGCGTCGGCCGCGGCATCGGCTCGGGCAAGGGCAAGACCTCGGGCCGTGGCGTCAAGGGTCAGAAGTCGCGTTCGGGCGTCGCGCTGAAGGGCTTCGAGGGCGGCCAGAACCCGCTCTACCGGCGCCTGCCCAAGCGTGGCTTCACGGCCCCGTTCGCCACCGACTACAACATCGTCTCGATCGCCCGGCTCGAACAGGCCGTCGAAGCCGGCAAGCTGGACGCCAAGAAGCCGGTCACGGCCGAGGCGCTCGTCGAGGCTGGCGTGCTGCGCCGGGTCAAGGACGGCGTCCGCGTGCTCGCCGATGGCGATGCCAAGACGAAGTTCGATCTGCAGGTCGCCGGGGCATCCAGGTCGGCCGTCGAGAAGATCGAGAAGGCCGGCGGCAAGGTCACCATCCTTGCGCCGAAGGCCGCCTCGGACGCCGGCAAGGCCGAAAACTGA